The following proteins are encoded in a genomic region of Cryptomeria japonica chromosome 11, Sugi_1.0, whole genome shotgun sequence:
- the LOC131068496 gene encoding transcription factor MYC4, with product MGMSTQGVAMAGMKLWSDDAMVEAFMASSASQADYGWSSGGATVAAAEGGGNSLFNQETLQQRLQMLIEGARENWTYAIFWQWSYDAGSGAVFCWGDGYFKGGGAPEEERQRSVAEQELRKKVLRELHLLINGAGGTADSPAAEADEEVTDAEWFYLVSMTHTFGGGDGVAGQAFLSGQPVWLCGVQRMEGSACERTKQAAQFGIRTVVCIPTPNGVVELGSVTLLQENWGLVQQAKASFTFPSFNLWEDNGNNNNTATINSSSNINSSDNFCNHNQSLWVPGSPFFSGHVQELPSVDLGFFGSEEGRHPISNLTPAPTPIPSPTPLPSEKPLLVPENSSSTAFSAKRHTQSPLEENRSTSSFSAQKPAVVLEEHPSFPPAQKNPILEGPLSSVHKSGVFDDKSSALSYSVAQKPTQNHNSLLYPAAAQEPPQNHSSLLYSSASVPTQKPPQNNNSLYSSASVPTQKPTQNHSSLLYSATEKHAAVCDDSNNFLSYLNTPKPAALSGSSQYLNHSVVQVLEQNSNGSPPFSVQKAVENKRSFSPKEEEADNSKPMLRFSNGGIQQDTFPNGESRNLMEEKMKKQKTLEEKHGSLPSISSSGFFGGVRSGAESDHSDVEAASFKEIEESVVEKKPRKRGRKPANGREEPLNHVEAERQRREKLNQRFYALRAVVPNVSKMDKASLLGDAVSYINELRSKVQELEIERKELESQVESTKKELLSCHSGLAGSTFGFVKDHSVSSRVPDNKGFGTKQCPGLDLDVRVLGPEAMIRIQSAKKNHPAARLMTALQELELDVHHASVTTVNELMLQNVIVKLPKRLYTEEQLSTILFEKLSDPGFS from the coding sequence ATGGGCATGAGCACGCAGGGTGTAGCTATGGCGGGAATGAAGCTGTGGAGTGACGATGCAATGGTGGAGGCTTTCATGGCTTCGTCGGCTTCGCAAGCGGATTATGGGTGGAGCAGTGGCGGCGCAACGGTGGCGGCGGCGGAGGGTGGGGGAAACTCTTTGTTCAATCAGGAGACTCTGCAACAGAGGCTTCAGATGCTAATTGAGGGCGCTCGGGAGAACTGGACTTATGCTATATTTTGGCAGTGGTCGTATGATGCGGGCTCTGGGGCGGTTTTCTGCTGGGGCGATGGGTACTTCAAGGGGGGCGGTGCACCGGAGGAGGAGAGGCAGAGGAGTGTGgctgagcaggagctgaggaagaaGGTGCTGCGGGAGCTGCACTTGCTGATTAATGGGGCCGGTGGAACAGCGGATTCCCCGGCGGCTGAGGCGGATGAAGAGGTGACTGATGCGGAGTGGTTTTATTTGGTGTCGATGACGCACACTTTTGGGGGCGGGGATGGAGTGGCTGGGCAGGCGTTTCTGAGCGGCCAGCCGGTCTGGCTTTGTGGGGTGCAGAGGATGGAGGGGTCTGCGTGCGAGAGGACTAAACAGGCGGCTCAGTTTGGCATTCGGACCGTGGTATGCATTCCTACTCCTAATGGTGTTGTGGAATTGGGGTCTGTGACTTTGTTACAGGAGAACTGGGGACTTGTTCAACAGGCTAAGGCATCTtttacctttccttcatttaaCTTGTGGGAagacaatggaaacaataacaatacTGCAACCATCAATAGTAGTAGTAATATCAACAGCAGCGACAACTTTTGTAACCATAACCAGTCCTTGTGGGTTCCGGGCTCCCCATTTTTTAGTGGGCATGTCCAGGAATTGCCCTCTGTCGATTTGGGTTTCTTTGGTAGTGAAGAAGGTAGACACCCAATTTCCAATCTTACCCCAGCCCCAACTCCAATTCCAAGCCCGACCCCTTTGCCTTCTGAGAAACCCTTACTTGTACCGGAAAATTCCAGTTCCACTGCTTTCTCTGCCAAGAGGCACACCCAAAGCCCTCTGGAGGAAAACCGGAGCACTTCCTCCTTTTCTGCTCAGAAGCCTGCTGTAGTCCTTGAAGAGCACCCGTCATTTCCACCTGCCCAGAAGAATCCCATCTTGGAAGGACCGCTGTCATCCGTGCACAAGAGTGGGGTATTTGATGACAAGTCTAGTGCCTTGTCATATTCTGTAGCTCAGAAACCCACCCAAAATCACAATTCTTTGCTGTACCCTGCTGCTGCTCAGGAGCCTCCCCAGAATCACAGTTCTTTGTTGTACTCTTCCGCTTCTGTCCCTACTCAGAAGCCTCCCCAGAATAATAATTCTTTGTACTCTTCTGCGTCTGTTCCTACTCAGAAGCCTACGCAAAATCACAGTTCTTTGTTGTATTCCGCTACAGAGAAGCATGCTGCTGTATGCGATGACAGTAACAATTTTCTCTCATATTTGAACACTCCGAAACCTGCCGCACTTAGTGGGTCTTCACAGTATCTGAATCACAGCGTGGTGCAAGTTCTGGAACAGAACAGCAATGGATCCCCACCATTCTCTGTTCAGAAGGCTGTGGAGAACAAGAGAAGTTTTTCACCAAAGGAGGAGGAGGCTGACAATTCAAAACCCATGTTGCGATTTTCAAATGGTGGTATCCAGCAGGATACTTTTCCAAATGGAGAATCTCGGAACTTAATGGAAGAGAAGATGAAAAAACAAAAGACTCTTGAAGAGAAGCATGGTTCCTTGCCTTCAATTTCATCCAGTGGGTTTTTTGGTGGTGTCCGATCTGGCGCTGAGTCAGATCATTCTGATGTTGAAGCTGCCTCCTTCAAGGAAATAGAAGAATCTGTCGTTGAGAAGAAGCCTCGAAAAAGAGGAAGGAAGCCTGCTAATGGGCGAGAAGAACCCTTGAATCACGTCGAAGCTGAGCGACAGCGGCGAGAGAAGCTGAATCAGAGGTTTTATGCACTTCGAGCTGTGGTGCCCAATGTATCAAAGATGGATAAAGCTTCATTGCTTGGTGATGCTGTATCGTATATTAATGAACTCAGAAGCAAGGTACAGGAACTTGAGATTGAAAGAAAGGAGCTTGAATCCCAAGTTGAATCTACCAAGAAGGAATTGCTGTCGTGCCACTCTGGCTTAGCTGGCAGCACCTTTGGGTTTGTTAAGGATCATTCTGTTTCTTCCCGGGTGCCTGATAACAAAGGATTTGGCACAAAGCAGTGCCCTGGATTGGATTTGGATGTCCGAGTTCTTGGTCCGGAAGCCATGATCAGAATCCAGTCTGCTAAAAAGAATCATCCTGCAGCAAGATTGATGACAGcattgcaagaactagaacttgATGTTCATCATGCTAGTGTCACAACGGTCAATGAGTTAATGCTTCAAAATGTTATTGTAAAATTGCCAAAACGTTTGTACACAGAAGAGCAACTCAGTACCATCCTCTTTGAAAAGTTATCAGATCCAGGATTTAGTTAA